In a genomic window of Pseudomonas putida:
- a CDS encoding PA3496 family putative envelope integrity protein, with translation MAQHYEERNSAVRTRRQQEDQRRMEFRRAIEYRSEQRQLLAEIGDFPEDFELNFWQTASSPSRRNAQPAR, from the coding sequence ATGGCCCAGCACTACGAAGAACGCAACAGCGCCGTCAGAACCCGCCGTCAGCAGGAAGATCAGCGCCGCATGGAGTTTCGCCGCGCTATTGAGTATCGCTCCGAACAGCGTCAACTTCTGGCCGAAATCGGCGATTTTCCGGAAGATTTCGAGCTTAATTTCTGGCAGACAGCGTCGTCGCCTTCCCGTCGAAACGCTCAACCAGCCCGCTGA
- a CDS encoding acetyl-CoA carboxylase biotin carboxylase subunit produces the protein MITKILIANRGEIAVRIVRACAEMGIRSVAIYSDADRHALHVKRADEAHSIGAEPLAGYLNPRKLVNLAVETGCDALHPGYGFLSENAELAEICAERGIKFIGPSAEVIRRMGDKTEARRSMIKAGVPVTPGTEGNVSGIEEALSEGDRIGYPVMLKATSGGGGRGIRRCNSREELEQAFPRVISEATKAFGSAEVFLEKCIVNPKHIEAQILGDSFGNVVHLFERDCSIQRRNQKLIEIAPSPQLTPEQRAYIGDLSVRAAKAVGYENAGTVEFLLAEGEVYFMEMNTRVQVEHTITEEITGIDIVREQIRIASGLPLSVKQEDIHHRGFALQFRINAEDPKNNFLPSFGKITRYYAPGGPGVRTDTAIYTGYTIPPFYDSMCLKLVVWALTWEEAMDRGLRALDDMRLQGVKTTAAYYQEILRNPEFRSGQFNTSFVESHPELTNYSIKRKPEELALAIAAAIAAHAGL, from the coding sequence GTGATAACAAAGATCCTGATCGCCAACCGTGGTGAGATTGCCGTACGAATCGTACGAGCCTGCGCCGAGATGGGTATTCGCTCGGTGGCGATTTATTCCGACGCCGACCGCCATGCCCTGCATGTGAAGCGCGCAGACGAGGCCCACAGCATTGGCGCCGAGCCACTGGCCGGTTACCTGAACCCGCGCAAGCTGGTGAACCTGGCGGTGGAAACCGGTTGCGATGCGCTGCATCCCGGCTACGGTTTCCTCTCGGAAAACGCGGAACTGGCGGAGATCTGCGCCGAACGCGGTATCAAATTCATCGGCCCATCGGCAGAAGTCATTCGCCGCATGGGTGACAAGACCGAAGCGCGCCGCAGCATGATCAAGGCGGGCGTGCCGGTCACTCCGGGCACCGAAGGCAATGTCTCGGGCATCGAAGAAGCCCTGAGCGAAGGCGACCGCATTGGTTATCCGGTGATGCTCAAGGCCACGTCCGGTGGTGGCGGTCGCGGTATCCGTCGCTGCAACAGCCGCGAAGAACTCGAACAGGCTTTCCCGCGGGTCATTTCCGAGGCCACCAAGGCTTTCGGTTCGGCGGAAGTGTTCCTGGAAAAGTGCATCGTCAACCCGAAGCACATCGAAGCACAGATCCTCGGCGACAGCTTTGGCAACGTGGTGCACCTGTTCGAGCGTGACTGCTCCATCCAGCGTCGCAACCAGAAGCTGATCGAGATCGCACCGAGCCCGCAACTGACCCCGGAACAGCGCGCCTACATCGGCGACCTGTCGGTGCGCGCAGCCAAGGCCGTGGGCTACGAGAACGCCGGTACCGTGGAGTTCCTGCTCGCCGAGGGCGAGGTGTACTTCATGGAGATGAACACCCGGGTTCAGGTGGAGCACACCATCACCGAAGAAATCACCGGCATCGACATCGTTCGCGAGCAGATCCGCATCGCTTCCGGCCTGCCGCTTTCGGTGAAGCAGGAAGATATCCACCATCGTGGTTTCGCCCTGCAGTTCCGGATCAACGCCGAAGACCCGAAAAACAACTTCCTGCCGAGCTTCGGCAAGATCACCCGTTACTACGCCCCCGGCGGTCCCGGCGTGCGTACCGACACGGCGATCTACACCGGTTACACCATTCCACCGTTCTACGACTCCATGTGCCTGAAACTGGTGGTGTGGGCGCTGACCTGGGAAGAGGCGATGGACCGTGGCTTGCGCGCCCTGGACGACATGCGTCTGCAAGGGGTCAAGACCACCGCCGCGTACTACCAGGAAATCCTGCGTAACCCGGAATTCCGTAGCGGCCAGTTCAATACCAGCTTCGTTGAAAGCCACCCTGAACTGACCAACTACTCGATCAAGCGCAAACCCGAAGAGCTGGCCCTGGCCATCGCCGCCGCCATCGCCGCCCACGCAGGCCTGTGA
- the hexR gene encoding transcriptional regulator HexR: MNLLQHIAQSRHLLRKSELKVADHVLLDPAAVMHSSMADLAHSVGISEPTIVRFCRAIGCSGFQDLKLKLAQSLAAGASFGQFAIHEDDSVADYSLKIFDTTLHTLMEVREKLDPVELQRAVTLMSQAQRVEFYGFGASGAVAADAQHKFFRLLLTAAAYSDPHMQAMSAVTLKPTDVAICISQSGRSKDLLITANLVRESGASLITLCPSQTPLAELSTVNLAIDVHEDTEIYTPLTSRIAHLVVIDVLAMGVAMARGPSLVNHLKSVKRSLRSLRLSPKSVKALDD; encoded by the coding sequence TTGAATCTGCTGCAACACATCGCCCAGTCTCGTCACCTGTTACGCAAGTCGGAGCTCAAGGTCGCCGATCACGTGCTGCTTGACCCCGCGGCCGTGATGCACAGTTCCATGGCCGACCTGGCCCACAGCGTCGGCATCAGCGAGCCGACCATCGTGCGTTTTTGCCGTGCCATCGGCTGCTCAGGGTTCCAGGACCTGAAGTTGAAGCTGGCCCAAAGCCTGGCGGCGGGTGCAAGTTTCGGCCAGTTCGCAATCCATGAAGATGATTCGGTCGCTGACTACAGCCTGAAAATTTTCGACACTACCCTGCACACCCTGATGGAGGTTCGCGAGAAGCTCGATCCGGTGGAGTTGCAGCGCGCGGTGACGCTGATGTCGCAAGCCCAGCGCGTGGAGTTCTACGGCTTCGGCGCCTCGGGCGCGGTAGCGGCGGATGCACAGCACAAGTTTTTCCGCCTGCTGCTGACCGCGGCGGCCTATTCCGACCCGCACATGCAGGCGATGTCGGCGGTAACCCTGAAGCCGACCGACGTGGCGATCTGTATTTCCCAGTCCGGGCGTTCCAAGGATCTGCTGATCACCGCCAACCTGGTGCGTGAAAGCGGTGCTTCGCTGATTACCCTGTGCCCCAGCCAGACGCCGCTGGCCGAACTGTCGACCGTCAACCTGGCGATCGATGTGCACGAAGACACCGAGATATATACACCGCTGACTTCGCGGATCGCCCACCTGGTGGTGATCGATGTGCTGGCAATGGGTGTGGCCATGGCTCGTGGTCCGAGCCTGGTGAATCACCTCAAGAGCGTCAAACGCAGCCTGCGCAGCTTGCGGTTGTCGCCCAAGTCGGTAAAAGCGCTGGATGATTAA
- a CDS encoding EamA family transporter, which yields MGSGFFSSWTFWALLSAAFAALTAIFAKIGVENVNSDFATLLRTIVVLVSLALILYATGQYQSLGEISGRSYLFLLLSGLATGASWICYFRALKVGPASLVAPVDKLSVVLVAVLGVVLLGEKLDLRQWGGIGLITAGVVMLALRR from the coding sequence ATGGGCTCTGGCTTCTTTTCTTCCTGGACATTCTGGGCCCTGTTGTCGGCAGCATTCGCGGCATTGACTGCCATTTTCGCGAAGATCGGCGTGGAGAACGTCAACTCCGACTTCGCCACGCTGCTCAGGACGATCGTAGTGCTGGTCAGCCTGGCCTTGATTTTGTACGCCACGGGCCAATATCAGTCTCTGGGAGAGATCTCTGGCAGGAGTTACCTGTTCCTGCTGTTGTCCGGCCTGGCCACGGGTGCATCATGGATCTGCTACTTTCGCGCACTCAAGGTCGGCCCGGCCTCGCTGGTCGCTCCGGTGGACAAACTCAGCGTGGTGCTCGTCGCCGTCCTCGGCGTGGTCCTGCTGGGCGAAAAACTCGATCTGCGCCAATGGGGTGGAATCGGTCTGATCACAGCCGGGGTGGTCATGCTGGCGCTGAGACGCTAG
- a CDS encoding EAL domain-containing protein: protein MTLSSDLSGPSVEPRVIRKRYAVEMAVERTRLLYQGSLLPTLFMLINGLVCAGLLWSPQRYFLITVWLVWLLSLVALRVIQVAAFDSAIPNRQAHPIWLRMFLLGSGLTGLTLAGAGIALVPADNFIQQAWVFGLIGAAALSASVAYAVSLPAFLSFTLPCLLPAIAYMFWGEEQGWGWFGLILLGALSVVAWQVNRLIDRSLLQRFQNQALIEHLQQAQSCSDQLNQKLGREVEQRRRAEQELREIQVDLESRVEQRSLELDAANQALSKSEARLALALKASELGLWDWNLQTDEVHHTHIQELFGLDPEYVTAMLRHLKPRLHPEDLPALRRALVEHLKGLTEDYQVEYRVRHSDGRWVWIEDRGRAVERTASGRVIRMVGTRRDISVNKALEEQQQLAAMVFEAASEGIVIFDPQYSLIAVNQAFSRVTGYEIDDIIGRNVVELPCSRDARRHYAAIHHALEQHGSWQGELVETRKNGEMYPQWLHLNAVRDSRGNVSHIVGFFADLSARRESEERMRYLTHYDELTGLANRSMFRERLSEAYQRVRQGGYRSLALLHINLDRFKQLNDSLGHEVADQLLQKMARRLVNALPEADTIARLSGDEFAVLFNTYGNLSSLARVATRLSNKLRIPVTIEGHELVVSASMGISLIPDNARDISALVSQSNMAMQHAKHLGGNNFQFYTDSLQASTLERLQLENQLRKAVEERQLKVFYQPKLCLATGKLNAAEALVRWDHPTMGRVPPGDFIGLAEETGLIGPIGEFVLRQACLQACEWQRQGLEPIRVSVNLSVHQLRQGKLVSLVRQVLEDTGLAPRYLELELTESQLLDSVEHIIATFQQLRDIGVKLAIDDFGTGYSSLSYLKRIPVDYVKIDQAFIRGLGEGTEDAAITRAIITMAHGLSLKVVAEGVERLEQLDFLKNECCDEVQGYLISRPVEAEGLASLLREQPVD from the coding sequence ATGACCCTCAGTTCCGACCTGTCGGGCCCTTCTGTGGAACCCCGGGTTATCCGTAAACGATACGCCGTGGAAATGGCCGTCGAACGCACGCGCCTGCTCTATCAAGGCTCTTTGCTGCCTACGCTGTTCATGTTGATCAATGGTCTGGTCTGCGCCGGCTTGCTCTGGAGTCCGCAGCGCTACTTCCTGATCACTGTCTGGCTGGTTTGGTTGTTGTCGTTGGTGGCCTTGCGGGTGATTCAGGTCGCGGCCTTTGATTCGGCGATTCCCAATCGTCAGGCCCATCCCATCTGGTTGCGCATGTTTTTGCTGGGTTCGGGCCTCACCGGTCTGACCCTGGCGGGCGCCGGTATCGCCCTGGTGCCCGCCGACAACTTTATCCAGCAAGCCTGGGTTTTCGGCCTGATCGGCGCGGCAGCGCTCTCGGCCAGTGTGGCCTACGCCGTCAGCCTGCCGGCGTTTCTGTCGTTTACCTTGCCTTGTTTATTGCCAGCCATCGCCTACATGTTCTGGGGCGAGGAGCAGGGGTGGGGCTGGTTTGGCCTGATTCTGCTGGGTGCGTTGAGCGTGGTTGCCTGGCAGGTCAATCGGCTGATTGATCGCAGCTTGTTGCAACGTTTTCAGAATCAGGCGCTGATCGAGCACCTGCAGCAGGCGCAAAGCTGTAGCGACCAGCTTAATCAGAAGCTGGGCAGGGAAGTCGAGCAGCGTCGGCGTGCCGAGCAAGAGTTGCGTGAAATCCAGGTCGATCTGGAAAGCCGCGTGGAACAGCGCAGTCTGGAGCTGGATGCCGCCAATCAGGCGTTGAGCAAGAGCGAGGCGCGGCTGGCGCTGGCTTTGAAGGCCAGTGAGTTGGGGCTATGGGACTGGAACCTGCAAACCGACGAAGTCCATCACACGCATATCCAGGAGTTGTTCGGCCTCGACCCTGAGTATGTCACGGCCATGCTGCGCCACCTCAAGCCACGCTTGCATCCGGAGGACCTGCCTGCACTGAGAAGGGCCTTGGTCGAGCATTTGAAGGGCCTGACCGAGGACTATCAGGTCGAGTACCGCGTGCGACATAGCGATGGGCGTTGGGTCTGGATCGAGGACCGCGGTCGAGCGGTCGAGCGTACCGCCAGTGGTCGGGTGATTCGCATGGTCGGCACCCGCCGCGACATCAGCGTCAACAAGGCGCTCGAGGAGCAACAACAACTGGCGGCGATGGTGTTCGAGGCTGCCAGCGAAGGTATTGTGATTTTCGACCCCCAATACTCGCTGATCGCGGTCAACCAGGCGTTTAGTCGGGTAACCGGCTATGAGATCGACGACATCATTGGCCGCAACGTCGTCGAGTTACCGTGCAGCCGCGATGCCCGCCGTCATTACGCCGCGATCCATCATGCGCTGGAGCAGCACGGCAGTTGGCAGGGAGAGCTGGTGGAAACCCGCAAGAACGGCGAGATGTACCCGCAATGGCTGCATCTGAATGCCGTTCGCGATAGTCGGGGAAATGTCAGTCATATAGTCGGCTTCTTCGCGGATCTATCCGCTCGACGAGAGTCCGAAGAGCGCATGCGCTATCTGACCCATTATGACGAGCTGACAGGCCTGGCGAACCGCTCGATGTTCCGTGAACGGCTAAGCGAGGCCTACCAGCGCGTGCGCCAGGGTGGTTATCGCAGCCTGGCGCTGTTGCACATCAATCTGGATCGTTTCAAGCAGCTCAATGACAGCCTGGGACATGAAGTCGCCGATCAACTATTGCAGAAAATGGCCCGGAGACTGGTCAATGCACTCCCGGAAGCGGACACCATCGCCCGCCTGTCCGGCGATGAGTTTGCGGTGTTGTTCAACACCTATGGCAACCTGTCGAGCCTGGCGCGGGTGGCGACACGCTTGTCCAACAAATTACGTATACCGGTGACGATCGAGGGCCATGAACTGGTGGTTAGCGCGTCGATGGGCATCAGTCTGATACCCGACAACGCCCGGGATATTTCCGCGCTGGTCAGTCAGTCGAACATGGCCATGCAACACGCCAAGCATTTGGGGGGCAACAACTTCCAGTTCTACACCGACAGCCTGCAGGCCAGCACGCTGGAGCGTTTGCAGCTGGAAAACCAGCTGCGCAAGGCGGTTGAAGAGCGGCAACTGAAGGTGTTTTACCAACCGAAGCTGTGCCTGGCCACGGGCAAACTGAATGCTGCCGAGGCACTGGTGCGTTGGGATCACCCGACCATGGGGCGCGTGCCACCGGGGGATTTCATCGGTTTGGCTGAAGAGACCGGACTGATCGGCCCGATCGGGGAGTTCGTGTTGCGTCAGGCCTGCCTGCAAGCCTGTGAATGGCAGCGGCAAGGGCTCGAGCCTATTCGGGTTTCGGTCAATCTGTCGGTGCACCAACTGCGCCAAGGCAAGCTCGTCAGCCTGGTGCGGCAAGTGCTGGAAGACACCGGACTGGCGCCGCGCTATCTGGAACTGGAGCTCACCGAGAGCCAGTTGCTGGACAGCGTCGAGCACATCATTGCGACGTTCCAGCAACTGCGCGACATTGGGGTGAAGCTGGCGATCGATGATTTCGGCACCGGGTATTCATCCCTGAGCTACCTCAAGCGCATTCCCGTGGATTACGTGAAGATCGATCAGGCATTCATTCGCGGCCTGGGAGAGGGTACGGAGGATGCGGCGATTACGCGGGCAATCATTACCATGGCGCATGGTTTGTCGTTGAAAGTCGTGGCGGAGGGGGTGGAGCGGCTCGAGCAGTTGGACTTTCTCAAAAATGAGTGCTGCGATGAGGTTCAGGGGTATCTGATCAGTCGGCCGGTAGAGGCGGAGGGGCTGGCGAGTCTGCTACGTGAACAACCTGTGGATTGA
- a CDS encoding LysR family transcriptional regulator — protein MRKSLMRMTLRQLQIFNEVCDLRSYSRAADEMSLTQPAVSLQIRQLEELIGQPLFDYVGKKLYMTEAAEALQRASRDIFGRLENLDMQLSDMQGSLQGQLKLAVESSAKYFVPHLFAAFKRQHPEVNLQLTVVNRGQVIRRLSDNRDDLVIMSMVPQDMGLEFLPFLNNPIVAVAPPDHPLCHMGPLRLQDLEPYTLLLREPGSGTRMACEEYFKEKRVHFNQTQEVSSAEAQRECVLAGLGVALLTRHALNLELATGGLIELPVEELPLYRSWCLVQAKAKRLSPVAHAFLAFVRSERVQISGLVERFDGKATTLSARN, from the coding sequence ATGCGTAAGTCATTGATGCGTATGACATTGCGTCAATTGCAGATTTTCAATGAAGTCTGTGATTTGCGCTCGTACAGCCGCGCAGCCGACGAAATGTCACTCACACAACCGGCGGTCAGCCTGCAGATTCGCCAGTTGGAGGAGCTGATTGGCCAACCTTTGTTCGATTACGTCGGCAAAAAACTCTACATGACGGAGGCCGCTGAAGCACTGCAACGCGCCAGCCGCGACATTTTCGGGCGCCTGGAAAACCTCGATATGCAGCTGTCCGACATGCAGGGTTCGTTGCAGGGCCAGTTGAAACTGGCGGTCGAATCCAGCGCCAAGTATTTCGTCCCGCACCTGTTCGCTGCGTTCAAGCGCCAACATCCGGAAGTGAACCTGCAACTGACGGTAGTCAACCGTGGCCAGGTCATCCGCCGTCTCTCTGACAACCGCGATGATCTGGTGATCATGTCGATGGTGCCGCAAGACATGGGGCTGGAATTCCTGCCATTCCTCAACAACCCGATCGTCGCCGTCGCTCCACCGGACCATCCGCTGTGCCACATGGGGCCGCTGCGCTTGCAGGACCTTGAGCCTTACACGTTGCTGCTGCGCGAACCCGGCTCGGGAACACGGATGGCGTGCGAGGAGTATTTCAAGGAGAAGCGCGTGCACTTCAACCAGACCCAGGAAGTCTCGTCGGCCGAAGCCCAGCGTGAATGTGTGTTGGCCGGGTTGGGCGTTGCGCTTTTGACGCGCCACGCCCTGAACCTGGAACTGGCGACCGGCGGACTGATTGAACTGCCGGTCGAAGAATTGCCGTTGTACCGCAGCTGGTGCCTGGTGCAGGCCAAAGCCAAGCGACTGTCACCGGTGGCCCACGCTTTCCTTGCGTTCGTGCGCAGCGAGCGGGTACAGATCAGCGGGCTGGTTGAGCGTTTCGACGGGAAGGCGACGACGCTGTCTGCCAGAAATTAA
- a CDS encoding Tim44 domain-containing protein, with product MKRFLSIAMALCIGLTMSLDVNAAKRFGGGKSAGAAPTHQTSQMAPSSPGMGGAAATAGAAGAAGAAAKAGGASRWLGPLAGIAAGGLLASMFMGGGFQGMQIFDILIMAVIAFLVFRFIAARRRKQQEQYAPAGHAPMQREAFEQKPAMGSIFGGSAAPAAARPVINAPAWFNEHNFVEAARNHFQSLQQHWDANEMDKIAEFVTPQMLEFLKRERADLGDGFQSTYIDNLNVQLDGVDDRADKTIATLTFSGVSKTSRFDQGEVFSESWNMERAQGENQPWLVAGIRQNG from the coding sequence ATGAAACGTTTTCTTAGCATCGCCATGGCGTTGTGCATCGGCCTGACGATGAGTCTCGACGTCAATGCCGCCAAGCGCTTCGGTGGTGGCAAAAGCGCAGGCGCTGCGCCTACTCACCAGACCAGCCAGATGGCTCCTTCTTCTCCAGGCATGGGCGGCGCTGCGGCGACCGCTGGTGCTGCCGGTGCCGCTGGCGCCGCTGCCAAGGCCGGCGGTGCTTCGCGCTGGCTCGGTCCTCTGGCCGGTATCGCCGCCGGTGGCCTGCTGGCTTCCATGTTCATGGGCGGTGGCTTCCAGGGCATGCAAATCTTCGACATCCTGATCATGGCCGTCATCGCGTTCCTGGTCTTCCGTTTCATCGCCGCCCGTCGTCGCAAGCAGCAGGAGCAATACGCTCCGGCCGGTCACGCGCCGATGCAGCGTGAAGCCTTCGAACAGAAACCTGCCATGGGCTCGATCTTCGGTGGCTCGGCCGCTCCTGCCGCCGCCCGCCCAGTGATCAACGCACCCGCCTGGTTCAATGAACATAACTTCGTAGAAGCGGCCCGCAATCACTTCCAGTCCCTGCAACAGCACTGGGACGCCAATGAAATGGACAAGATCGCCGAGTTCGTCACCCCTCAGATGCTGGAGTTCCTCAAGCGCGAACGTGCCGATCTGGGTGACGGCTTCCAGTCCACCTACATTGATAACCTCAATGTGCAACTGGACGGTGTGGATGATCGCGCCGACAAGACCATCGCTACCCTGACGTTCAGCGGCGTGTCGAAAACCTCTCGTTTCGACCAGGGCGAAGTGTTCAGCGAAAGCTGGAACATGGAACGTGCCCAGGGCGAAAACCAGCCTTGGCTGGTGGCAGGCATCCGCCAGAACGGCTGA
- the uvrD gene encoding DNA helicase II, which translates to MRDDLSLLLNSLNDAQRQAVAAAVGRQLVLAGAGSGKTRVLVHRIAWLIQVENASPHSILSVTFTNKAAAEMRQRIEQLMGINPAGMWVGTFHGLAHRLLRAHWQEAGLSQTFQILDSDDQQRLVKRVIRELGLDEQRWPARQAQWFINGQKDEGLRPQHIQASGDLFLATMRSIYEAYEAACLRAGVIDFSELLLRALDLWRDHPGLLAHYQKRFRHILVDEFQDTNAVQYAWLRLLAKGGDSLMVVGDDDQSIYGWRGAKIENIYQYSDDFPDAELIRLEQNYRSTAGILKAANALIANNTGRMGKELWTEGGDGEAINLYAAFNEHDEARYVVETIESALKTGLSRSDIAILYRSNAQSRVLEEALLRERIPYRIYGGQRFFERAEIKNAMAYLRLLEGRGNDAALERVINVPARGIGEKTVEAIREHARHSDVSMWEAMRQLVANKGLTGRAASALGAFMELIENLAAKCMEMPLHLMTQTVIEQSGLIAYHEAEKGEKGQARVENLEELVSAARNFETSEEDEDLTPLAAFLGHASLEAGDTQADEHEDSIQLMTLHSAKGLEFPYVFLVGMEEGLFPHKMSLEEPGRLEEERRLAYVGVTRAMQNLVMTYAETRRLYGSETYNKVSRFVREVPKGLIQEVRLSNSVSRPFGGTQSMSGSNLFSGSEIPQTGFSLGQAVRHSVFGDGVILNFEGAGAQARVQVNFSEGSKWLMLGYAKLEAI; encoded by the coding sequence ATGCGCGATGATCTCTCCCTTCTGCTGAACTCCCTCAACGATGCCCAACGCCAGGCCGTAGCCGCCGCCGTGGGTCGTCAGTTGGTCCTGGCCGGTGCTGGTTCCGGTAAAACCCGAGTGCTGGTGCACCGTATCGCCTGGTTGATCCAGGTCGAAAACGCATCGCCGCACTCCATCCTGTCGGTGACGTTCACCAACAAGGCCGCTGCCGAGATGCGCCAGCGCATCGAACAGCTAATGGGTATCAACCCGGCCGGCATGTGGGTCGGCACCTTCCACGGCCTGGCGCACCGCTTGTTGCGGGCGCACTGGCAGGAAGCGGGCTTGAGCCAGACCTTCCAGATTCTCGACAGCGACGACCAGCAACGCCTGGTCAAGCGGGTGATCCGCGAGCTCGGCCTGGATGAACAACGCTGGCCAGCGCGCCAGGCCCAATGGTTCATCAACGGGCAGAAAGACGAAGGTCTGCGCCCGCAACACATTCAAGCCAGCGGCGATCTGTTCCTGGCCACCATGCGCAGCATCTATGAAGCCTACGAGGCTGCCTGCCTGCGCGCCGGCGTTATCGACTTCTCCGAACTGCTACTGCGCGCCCTCGACCTGTGGCGCGATCACCCCGGGTTGCTGGCGCATTATCAAAAGCGCTTTCGGCACATTCTGGTGGACGAATTCCAGGACACCAACGCCGTGCAGTACGCCTGGTTGCGCCTGCTGGCCAAGGGCGGCGACAGCCTGATGGTGGTAGGCGATGACGATCAGTCGATTTACGGCTGGCGCGGCGCGAAAATCGAGAACATCTACCAATATTCCGACGACTTCCCGGATGCCGAACTCATTCGTCTGGAACAGAATTACCGTTCCACCGCCGGCATCCTGAAAGCTGCCAACGCCTTGATCGCCAACAACACCGGGCGCATGGGCAAAGAGCTGTGGACCGAAGGCGGCGATGGCGAAGCGATTAACCTTTACGCCGCGTTCAATGAACACGACGAAGCGCGCTATGTTGTCGAAACCATCGAGAGCGCGCTGAAAACCGGCTTGTCCCGCAGTGACATCGCGATTCTGTACCGCTCCAACGCCCAATCGCGGGTTTTGGAAGAAGCCTTGCTGCGCGAGCGCATTCCGTACCGCATCTATGGCGGCCAGCGCTTCTTCGAACGGGCGGAAATCAAGAACGCCATGGCTTACCTTCGCCTGCTCGAAGGCCGTGGCAACGATGCCGCGCTGGAGCGAGTGATCAATGTGCCCGCTCGCGGCATCGGCGAGAAAACCGTCGAAGCGATTCGCGAGCACGCCCGCCACAGCGATGTCTCCATGTGGGAAGCCATGCGTCAGCTGGTTGCCAACAAGGGCCTCACCGGTCGTGCCGCCAGCGCGTTGGGTGCGTTCATGGAACTGATCGAAAACCTTGCCGCCAAGTGCATGGAAATGCCGTTGCACCTGATGACCCAAACCGTCATCGAGCAATCGGGACTCATTGCCTACCACGAAGCGGAAAAAGGCGAGAAGGGTCAGGCCCGGGTAGAAAACCTTGAGGAACTGGTCAGCGCCGCGCGCAACTTCGAAACCAGCGAAGAAGATGAGGACCTGACGCCGCTGGCGGCTTTCCTTGGTCACGCCTCGCTGGAAGCCGGGGATACCCAGGCCGACGAGCACGAAGACAGCATTCAGCTGATGACCCTGCACAGTGCCAAGGGCCTGGAGTTCCCCTACGTGTTCCTGGTGGGCATGGAAGAAGGCCTGTTCCCGCACAAGATGAGCCTGGAAGAGCCAGGACGTCTTGAGGAAGAACGTCGCCTGGCCTATGTCGGCGTCACCCGGGCCATGCAGAATCTGGTGATGACCTATGCTGAAACCCGTCGCCTCTACGGCAGCGAAACCTACAACAAGGTGTCGCGTTTCGTACGCGAAGTGCCCAAGGGCCTGATTCAGGAAGTGCGGCTGTCAAACAGCGTCAGTCGACCGTTCGGCGGTACTCAGTCAATGAGTGGCAGCAACCTGTTCAGTGGCAGCGAGATTCCGCAGACCGGTTTTTCCCTGGGCCAGGCGGTACGGCACTCAGTGTTTGGTGACGGAGTGATCCTCAACTTCGAAGGCGCAGGTGCACAGGCGCGGGTTCAGGTGAACTTCAGCGAAGGCAGCAAGTGGTTGATGCTGGGGTACGCCAAGCTGGAAGCCATTTAA
- a CDS encoding SMI1/KNR4 family protein, which translates to MEEIIEQLREANEPVPVPLELPDEDQLVEIEEELFINIPFVFKEFLLTVSDVVYGSLEPVTVTDPQSHTYLPDVAANAWDAGVARDLIPICQDGDDYYCVEEDGTVVLWSGEEELITEESWESVWHWARDVWLES; encoded by the coding sequence GTGGAAGAAATCATCGAACAACTGCGTGAAGCCAACGAACCGGTACCGGTCCCCTTGGAGTTGCCCGACGAAGACCAGTTGGTCGAAATCGAAGAAGAACTCTTCATCAACATTCCATTTGTCTTCAAGGAATTCCTGCTGACTGTCAGCGATGTGGTCTACGGCAGCCTGGAGCCGGTGACCGTCACCGACCCACAATCCCATACCTATCTGCCGGACGTTGCCGCCAATGCCTGGGATGCCGGTGTAGCGCGCGACCTGATCCCGATCTGCCAGGACGGTGACGACTACTATTGCGTCGAAGAGGACGGGACCGTGGTGTTGTGGTCGGGCGAAGAAGAATTGATCACCGAAGAATCCTGGGAGTCGGTGTGGCATTGGGCGCGGGACGTCTGGCTGGAAAGCTGA